Genomic segment of uncultured Tolumonas sp.:
AAAGTGTCATGGTGCACGATATAGTTACCACTGTAGATGCTTTAAATGATTTTTCTCCTAGTACAATAGTTTCCTATTTAGATGATGGAAATGTTTCGGCTTCAATGGCTGGTTTAATCGTCGGAACGAAGTACATTTTAGCAGCTGGTCGCAATGTTACACCTACGGCTTTTCCTGATTTGACGCTGTACGATATGAATTCTCTTTCCAGGTATTATCAAACTTTAATGGCGTTACCTGGTTGTCACTTATTCAATAACAGTACAAGTGGTGCTGCTTCGTATGCTGATTGGCTTGGTGTTTTACCCGCGACTATTCCAGTAGTTACTAATGCAGTGTTACCTGATGCTCCACTTTCTCAGCGTAATGTGCGCGAGGAACTAGGACTATCTGCAGATACTCCTATACTACTTGGGTGTATGCGTTTGTCACCAGAGAAAAACCCTCAGGCTTTTGTTCATGTTGCTTGTTCAGTAATCCAGAGATATCCCGAGGTCCATGCCGTATTTCTTGGGACTGGAAAGCTAGAGGCAGAATTACGTCAGCTGATCTCTGATGCTGGTATGAAGCAAAATATTCACATGATTGGCGTGCAAGAAGATGTTTTTAGTTGGTTGAGTCAGGCTAATTTATTAGTGTCTACTTCCCGTTGGGAAGGTATGTCAAATGTTATTCTTGAAGCTCAAGCTGTTGGTTGCCCGGTGATTGCAACTGACGTTGGCGGTGCTCGTGAAACGTTATGCCATGTACTACATCCTTATCTGGTTTCATTTGGTGATTGGGGTTTAATGGTCGAAAATATTTTGTCATTATTAAAAGAAACTCCAGTAGCATTAAGTGATGAATTACGAGATGAAATGAGAAAAAACTATTCTCCGGAAATATTGGCTCGTAAAACACTATTATTGATGCAGGAGTAATAACTGAGTGATGAACAATGAACTTAGTCATAACTTAAAAACCGAAAATAATAGCTATTTAATTGTTGAAGGTAATAAAACCGTTGGTGGTGTTGAAACATTTTTTCGATATATAAAGTATTTGCTTAGTATTAAAGCCAATGTTGCATTGGTCCCTTATTTATAGATGAGTAATTATTTATTCAGTATGATATACTCAATTTGCATTATTTTTTTCGATAAATGTAAATGTAAATGTAAGGCTGTTGGTGTTGGTGTTGGTGTTGGTGTTGGTGTTGGTGTTGGTGTTGGTGTTGGTGTTGGTGTTGGTGTTGGTGTTGGTGTTGGTGTTGGTGTTGGTGTTGGTGTAATGTATCCAGACGATTAGATCTTCATCGCTCCTGTTAACTGGGTTTGAGTCATAGTCTATGGTCGAATTGCTTTGTAGGTAATAGTAAATTGATATCAAGGTAAAATTTAGATTTACTTGATTAATATAGCTGAAATTTTTTATAAAAACATATTAGCCAGAATGATTATCTCTGTCTGGCCTATACTATTTACCTAAAAAATTATATTTTCTATTGTATTGAAGTATTAAAAATTTATTTTGACATGATTATTGTGTGATAAAATAGATTGAATAATGGTTTTCTGTTGTTCTTTAAGTCCTGGGTAAATCGGCAATGAAATGATTTGTCTATATAATGTTTGAGCTAAAGGCAAAAGATAATATTTTTTTGCATAAAAAGGCTGATGAATAATCGGAATGTAATGAATATTCACACCAATGTTCGCGGACCGTAATTGTTGAAATAATGTATCGCGTTGTGCAGGGTTAGTTTTGATGACAAATAAATGCCAGGCAGAAAGACGTTTATCTCTGTTAGTGAAGACTTCGATAGCAGCAGCTTTAGATAATTCAATCTGGTAGCGAGTAGCTATATCGCGACGTTTGGTCAGAAATTCATCCAAACGTTCGAGTTGGCTCAACCCCAGCGCAGCCTGAATATCCGTCATGCGATAATTAAATCCCAGCATTTGCTGTTCGTAATACCACGGG
This window contains:
- a CDS encoding glycosyltransferase; protein product: MKSSDLPFDPLIHEELVSGKRKAIGWGISGDIYYRLLQAPYVFESLIDGSRGDSLGQYLADIQVVAPEHLLTYKPEQVVIIIFADIQRFGDEICHQIAQLGNYSIQLPFLAVRDEQYLPTVITPSLSEQLRVLMHSLRQNRTCLDNTPRISLWIHALVKGGAERQMVLLALGLRQLGWQVQFICSRQHHIEGNHWVRMLEAAGVIFFCLPTFREMWPLLAHQSPQRDLARQLAPYFESVMVHDIVTTVDALNDFSPSTIVSYLDDGNVSASMAGLIVGTKYILAAGRNVTPTAFPDLTLYDMNSLSRYYQTLMALPGCHLFNNSTSGAASYADWLGVLPATIPVVTNAVLPDAPLSQRNVREELGLSADTPILLGCMRLSPEKNPQAFVHVACSVIQRYPEVHAVFLGTGKLEAELRQLISDAGMKQNIHMIGVQEDVFSWLSQANLLVSTSRWEGMSNVILEAQAVGCPVIATDVGGARETLCHVLHPYLVSFGDWGLMVENILSLLKETPVALSDELRDEMRKNYSPEILARKTLLLMQE